The DNA region GACCACACTCTCGGCCGCCTCTTCCTTTAAACGACACACCGCCCCTCCGACCCCCCGGCGGCTCCGGCCGTCCGTGCGTCTCCCAACCCCGGCGTCCTCCATCTCGGACACCcggcccccgcccctcccgcccgAGCCTCCCGTCGGGCCCCCGgagcccccccggcccccggcccccgagGGCCCAGCCCCTCGGCGCTCTCACCGGCCTTGCCCTGCTTCCTCCCGGTGCCGGGCGGCGCAGGGGGCGGTGCGGGGCCGCCACCTCCCTCCAGCTTGTCCGGTGGGGGCGGCGCCGAGGCGGCCATGGGGCGGGGGGGCCGGGGTCAGCGGCGGCGGGGGACGGACGCGCCCTCGGGCGGCACCATCGCCGGGAGGGGGGTCGGGGCGCCCGCGGGGAGCGGCCAGACCAGGCGGCGAGGCCGGGGGGGCGAGCGGAGCGCCAGCCGCCAGCCCGCGGCCACACCAGCAGCAGCaccagcggcggcggcggcggcggcggccggaaGCGGAAGTCGCGCGGACGCCGCCACCGCGCGGCGAGGGGGCGGGGCGTGGGCCGGACCACCCGGCGGCCGCGGGAGTGCGCGGCGCGGGCGGGGAGACGTCCTGCGGGAGGGGCCGTCCCCCGCCCCCGACGGGGTGGAAGCGGCGACCGAGCACGGGCAGCAACAGGGACCACGAAGCCGAGGTACAAGAAATAGGGACTTTAATGAAGAGGATTTCCCTTTGGTATAGTGAGGCCCGTGGAGACACCGTGCCAAACGAAACGGAAAGGCCAGGACCGAGACCTACACTCGCAGCGGCAGGACGGGCTCCGGGGCTCCGGGCCGGCGCGGGCGGCCTCTACCAGGGCCTGTCACGGCAGGTGTGAAGCTGCTCACACCCGTGGGGCCTCCCCGCTTCGCTCCGTCTAGTCCTAGCTCACGATCTGCTTCTCAGAGCCCCAGGTCTCTGGTAGAAAAGAGAATGCTGTCGGGCCCAGCTGCCTCAAAGGCTGGGAGGAGGAAAATGTCAATCATTGTAAAAAGGCTTTGAAAAGTCAGAGGTGGCGTGTACACGTAATTGATTATTGTCATTTTGTGCTCAAGATAAGCCatggaaaacaaggaaaataaatctacagccctaaaatatatgcatataaaataaatgcCTTCCCAAATCTACAGATGGTATTTGGGGATTGTCTACTGCTTTCGTCTCGATGCCCCGTTCCTGCCTCCACAAAGCCACCTGGGAGAGTTACCAGTTGAGGAGGCCCGAATCCAGTCACCAGCCCCCAACCCCAGTAGGAGGAGGCAAGGACCAAGGACTATGCTTTGGCTGTAGAGTATAATATGCATGCAacattggggaggggggagacgaCTTACGAAATGTATATACAGACCCCTTGagtgagccccccccccccccccccccccccccgcccccccccccggggggggccccccccccccccccccgccaggagGCACTGAACAAGGGAGGGGTCCATCCCCCCGCTGGCCAGGAAGGGGAGCTCTGAGGCAATCTCTAAGGGTTGCCTAtccccagggagaggggacagcTGCCATTCCTGCCTCTGTTCTCCCAACCCAAATTGGAGGGGgtgctgagcaaggagaggaCAGGGTCCCAGAAGCCAAGTAGGTGTCAGCACCCCCACCCTCGACCTCAGGGGCTCAAGAACTCTTTGCATAAAATATCTTCAGACCTAGGAGATGGTCAAAGGCACAAAGTTTAACCACTGGGAGGGAGTGTTGTTGAGAGGGGTCTGGGGTACCCTGAGCCCAGGGGTAGACCAAAGGCGTGATTCATTCCCCCTTCCCTGGAAAGGTGATTGCCCCATTAGGCCTTTCTCACTTCAAGGAGGCACGCTGCCTAGGCCTCAAGCACCCGCCTTCTTGGGGAAGGGGGTATCAGATTGGCACAGGAAAGGCCCAGGGAAGGGAGCCACTCTGTACAGTAATACTTTGGTAAGGTTCGGGGAGAAACAGGATTCTACCCCAGGCTTCTGACAAACCCTCTCATTCAGCTGGATGCTGAACTGTGTCCACACTATCCCTGGCTCCAACGCGAGGCCAAGCCCACAGAACACTCCCAAATGAGGTCCTGAGAATCAAGGAATAGggtggaaggggtgggagggCCCCTTCGGGGAGAAAGCACTGAGACGGATCACAGCTTCCGCCCCACGGGCTGCTGTAGACAGAGTTCACTGCCCGCAGAGATGATGGGCAAGTGATTGTCCACATGGTAGCTGATAAGGTGGCTGACACTCTCAAAGCGGTGATCCTTTGTCCGAACCTGAGGAGTCAATTCAGGTGAGGAATCAAGTAAGACCTCTGCCCCCAGGACTACAGAAACTGGAATATTCAAGGGGGTTGAGCAAGGAGAAAAAGACCGCGACGGGAGTGCTGCCTGTCCAGATCACTGAGGCTTCTCTAGAAAGGAAATCCACAGCTAGCTCTGGAAGTGGGCAGAGAGGACATCAGCCCCAGAAACTGAGAAGCTGGGGGATATCTACTCTCATGACCGAAAAAGGTGGCATGTCTCAGAGAAGGACACACACTACGAAAAAGATGGGGAAGGGAGGCTTGGGTTGCTGTAGAAAAGAGCCCAAAGTTAGGAGGGACAGTGGGGCAGGGCAAATAGGCGACAGGATGCCGAGCTGAGCCCTGAGTCTGGAGATGCTGGGGAGGTCCCTGGCTCCTCTTGGAAAAGGAGACTTGGGGTTTCTAGGCTCTAGCCATCCAACACTGGGCATCACCACCTCTCCAGGATGGTTTCCTTGTTTGTCAGAAGAAGGGCTCAGGAAAGCTGAACACCTTCTAGCTCAGATGCAGTCAGGGCTGGGGAATTGAGGACTGAAAGGAACAGAGCTCGGGCTCAGGGGTATGAGAAGGGAAGGACGCCATCCCGCTGGGAAGGGTGCCCATATTCACATgccaagcagggaaagtgggaggcAGCGAGGGGAGACGCATGGCTATGCAGGAGccctttctgccccccccccgccccaacacaCATCCCTGCTCCACTCACCACGCCCTCTGGGTCCACCAGCAGCAGGTGCTTGGGCTGCCCACTCTGCAAGCCAGTGAGCACATACTGTCCTGGCGTGGTCGTGCTCTCCCGCACCAGGAAGTCCCCGTTGAGCTGCAACAGAGCCTCAGCCTCCCGCCGGCTCAGCTTCCCGTGGAACCAGGGCTCCCCTCGGAGCTGCTCAGCCATGGCCACTGCCTGGGCAGGCGGAGGCACCCGAAGGGCATCTTCGAAGGGCTCTGGGGGTTCAGAGAGGGGGCTAAGAGAGGCAGCTGGCACAACACAGGCCAGGACCCAGACCTTCAGGGAGCGGAGGCCTGGAAGGAGAGAGCAGGGCAGAAGAGGAGGACCCGAGTAGAAAGACGGAGatgcagaaaaggagagaggagcaCTCACTCATGTCAAAGAGGTCTCGGGGCGTGCTGCCATTGATGGCAGGATTGGggggcccagccccaccccctgcttgccGGGCCTTGTCTAGGTTCTGGACGTTGACATAGGAAGGATCATCAAAGAGCTCTTTACCTGCTGAGGAAAGGGAGACATCACAgtgaccccagccctgcctcctgcacccctgcccctacacctccccactcccttcaCACCTGGGCAGGGTGGTGGAGGTGGCATCTGTTTGCGAATTTCTGGGTGTCCCCCGACAGGCTGCCCCACCGGCTGCAGGGACAAAAATAAGATGAGACCAGAAGCCCAAACCGGCCACTCCCATCCCAGGTCCCAGGCCCAGCCCACCTCCATCCAAGTAACTTACCAGCGTTGCTCCCAGGTGGCTGGGGGTCTGGCCAATGGGTGGAGTGGGTCGAGCAGCCCCCAGGGGGGCTCCTTCCCGAAGCCTCATGTCCACCACTCCCCCAAGAGGGGGTTCCTTCCCGGGGAAGTCATTATAGTACTGGTGGTCAGgtggctcttcctcctcctcatcccaaGCTGAGCCATCAAAACCAGCCATCCTGAGAggaacaggagggagggagggcacagaCAGTGGCCATGGGCCGGGCACTTCCTGCACGGTGGGCCTGAGGCTGGCTGTTTTCTAGAACAGCCGTTCCATCCTCCCGGGAGCCCTGCAAGGTAGCTATTACCTCCTTCCCCAGTGATAGAAGAGAGATGAGGGTCAGAGGTGGAGAAATTTGCCTGTGGTTTCACAATTAAAGGCTGGCGGAGCTGAGTTGTAACATCAGATTTGATTTTAGAGTTCATGCCCTCGATTATCATGCTATCTCCCAATAGGGAGGAGAAGCACAAGGAGGCAAGAAGGGATGTGCTCCAGAATAGTTTAATCTCCTCTAAGTACTCAATGGCTACCGGCCTTAAGCTGGGAAAGAAAGGTAGagctttcaggaaaaaaacatcCTCCCTCACCCAAATTCTTGATGGCTCCTACaggcaggaaaatgaaaaactaaggATGGAGAaatgagtaagagagagagacaggccgGCAGCGCGGTGGCCCGGCACACGAGAGGAAGAGCGCGCCTGCAGCAGACAGGGCCTGGCCAGACTTTCCTGACAGCCACAGGAAACGCAAGAATAGCAGGAAGTGGGAAACACGCACACAGGTTATTTTCACCCCCGACCCTCTCTGGGCTCGAGTGTGAGCAGTGGAGCAGACCTGCTTTCTCCGTTCGGGCCTGGGGCCCAGAAGCTGCCCCTCACCCTCCGCACCCGCTCACCTGTCATGAGGGGTGACCAGCTTGGGCGGGTTCCTGAGGTATTGTTTGAAGCGCAACTCGAAGGCCTGGCCGATGGTGCTGATGACATCCTGAGCGAGCCCTTCGGGACACTCCAGGATGTGGCAGGCTGGGGGCACAGCAGAGGCGGCCTGCTGGGAGGAGGCGCGGCCAGGGGCCCTCGTCTTCCCGGCAGGAGCCCCTGCTTAGCTCCCCAGGTCCTGCTCACCTGCCTCTTGGACAGCTGGCCCCACCCAGCGCTCCCCACCGCGCCTCACCTCTCTGATTCACCGGGTCTTTGGCAACATAGGCGACGTACTCAGCTGTGTCCTGGGGTGGGCAGGGTCAGAAGCAGCCCCTTAGCTCAGTTTTACAGCCCACCTCACCCCTGACCCCTACACAACTCAGGCCTTTCCAGACACCACTTCAATCCCAGCACACCCTCTTTTCCAGCTGGTGTGGCCCCTACTCTTCCCACCCCCCCGCCCTGTTCCCCAACTCACCGGGTCCCCACCGGACGCAAACGAGATAGACTGCATGTGGTGGTTGGCGATGATCTGAGGGTTAG from Neomonachus schauinslandi chromosome 6, ASM220157v2, whole genome shotgun sequence includes:
- the SHC1 gene encoding SHC-transforming protein 1 isoform X2, whose product is MDLLPPKPKYNPLRNESLSSLEEGASGSTPPEELASPSASSLGPILPPLPGDDSPTTLCSFFPRMSNLKLANPAGGRPGPKGEPGRAAEDGEGIVGAAMPDSGPLPLLQDMNKLSGGGGRRTRVEGGQLGGEEWTRHGSFVNKPTRGWLHPNDKVMGPGVSYLVRYMGCVEVLQSMRALDFNTRTQVTREAISLVCEAVPGAKGATRRRKPCSRPLSSILGRSNLKFAGMPITLTVSTSSLNLMAADCKQIIANHHMQSISFASGGDPDTAEYVAYVAKDPVNQRACHILECPEGLAQDVISTIGQAFELRFKQYLRNPPKLVTPHDRMAGFDGSAWDEEEEEPPDHQYYNDFPGKEPPLGGVVDMRLREGAPLGAARPTPPIGQTPSHLGATLPVGQPVGGHPEIRKQMPPPPPCPGKELFDDPSYVNVQNLDKARQAGGGAGPPNPAINGSTPRDLFDMKPFEDALRVPPPAQAVAMAEQLRGEPWFHGKLSRREAEALLQLNGDFLVRESTTTPGQYVLTGLQSGQPKHLLLVDPEGVVRTKDHRFESVSHLISYHVDNHLPIISAGSELCLQQPVGRKL
- the SHC1 gene encoding SHC-transforming protein 1 isoform X1; this encodes MDLLPPKPKYNPLRNESLSSLEEGASGSTPPEELASPSASSLGPILPPLPGDDSPTTLCSFFPRMSNLKLANPAGGRPGPKGEPGRAAEDGEGIVGAAMPDSGPLPLLQDMNKLSGGGGRRTRVEGGQLGGEEWTRHGSFVNKPTRGWLHPNDKVMGPGVSYLVRYMGCVEVLQSMRALDFNTRTQVTREAISLVCEAVPGAKGATRRRKPCSRPLSSILGRSNLKFAGMPITLTVSTSSLNLMAADCKQIIANHHMQSISFASGGDPDTAEYVAYVAKDPVNQRACHILECPEGLAQDVISTIGQAFELRFKQYLRNPPKLVTPHDRMAGFDGSAWDEEEEEPPDHQYYNDFPGKEPPLGGVVDMRLREGAPLGAARPTPPIGQTPSHLGATLPVGQPVGGHPEIRKQMPPPPPCPAGKELFDDPSYVNVQNLDKARQAGGGAGPPNPAINGSTPRDLFDMKPFEDALRVPPPAQAVAMAEQLRGEPWFHGKLSRREAEALLQLNGDFLVRESTTTPGQYVLTGLQSGQPKHLLLVDPEGVVRTKDHRFESVSHLISYHVDNHLPIISAGSELCLQQPVGRKL